In Pseudomonas abieticivorans, the genomic window GGTGGGGTTGAGCACGGCGCGCACCTCAGCCTGAGTTTTGGCACGCTTGGCGTCGATTTCATCCTTCATCGCTTTCTGGTCGGCTGCCGGCAGCTTTTCCAGATACTTGTGCATGATTTCGCGGTCGCCGAAGCGCTCGTGACCCATCAGCTTGCCGATTTGCTCGCGCTGTTCGCGGCTCAGGTCCAGTTGGCTGAAGGCATCACGGCCGTGGTGGCCGGGGCCGAACCCAGGACCGCCGGGGCCCATGTCGCCGCCAGGGCCGCCTTGAGGCATGGCCATGGCCACGGTGGGCAGGGCAGCAGCGAACATCAGGGCGATCAGAGTCTTGCGCATGGTGAATCTCCTTGTCTCGTTGCCGGTGTGTTACCGG contains:
- a CDS encoding LTXXQ domain protein, which translates into the protein MRKTLIALMFAAALPTVAMAMPQGGPGGDMGPGGPGFGPGHHGRDAFSQLDLSREQREQIGKLMGHERFGDREIMHKYLEKLPAADQKAMKDEIDAKRAKTQAEVRAVLNPTQQKQFDELKVKQDQRRAEWKEFQAWKAQKAQKAQ